The following coding sequences lie in one Glycine soja cultivar W05 chromosome 16, ASM419377v2, whole genome shotgun sequence genomic window:
- the LOC114391197 gene encoding receptor-like protein EIX1 isoform X5: MPTINPVGLKFMEGIITFMMMMLQVVVSAQDHIMCIQTEREALLQFKAALLDHYGMLSSWTTSDCCQWQGIRCSNLTAHVLMLDLHSLGLRGEIHQSLMELQQLNYLNLSWNSFQGRGIPEFLGSLTNLRYLDLSHSDFEGKIPTQFGSLSHLKYLNLAGNYYLEGSIPRQLGNLSQLQHLDLRANQFEGNIPSQIGNLSQLQHLDLSYNSFEGSIPSQLGNLSNLQKLYLGGSYYDDDGALKIDDGDHWLSNLISLTHLSFDSISNLNTSHSFLQMIAKLPKLRELSLIHCSLSDHFILSLRPSKFNFSSSLSRLDLSWNSFTSSMILQWLSNVTSNLVELDLSNNLLEGSTSNHFGRVMNSLEHLDLSYNIFKGEDLKSLANICTLHSLYMPANHLTEDLPSILHNLSSGCVRHSLQDLVLSFNQITGSLPDLSVFSSLKILVLDMNQLSGNIPEGIRLPIHLESLSIQSNTLEGGIPKSFGNACALRSLYMSGNNLNKELSVIIHQLSGCARFSLQELNLRGNQINGRIPTSMGSLVDLRALLLRNNNLSNEIPFSLRSCTNLVVLDIAENRLSGSIPDWIGSELQELKFLSLRRNHFHGSLPLKICYLSNIQLLDLSLNNMSGQIPKCIKIFTSMTQKTSATIFFIELRDFNVHLMWKGSEQMFKKNVLSLLKGIDLSSNHFSGEIPIEIESLFELVSLNLSRNNLTGKIPSNIGKLTSLDFLDLSRNQLVGSIPSSLTQIDRLSMLDLSHNNLSGEIPTGTQLQSFNASCYEDNLYLCGPPLKKLCIDGKPAQEPIVKLLEDEKLLFAREFYISMAIGFVTSFWGVFGSILIKRSWRHVYFKFLNNLSDNIYVKVAVFANKISKVHG, from the exons GAAGCACTCCTCCAATTCAAGGCTGCACTTCTGGATCACTATGGCATGCTCTCTTCTTGGACCACTTCTGATTGCTGCCAATGGCAAGGGATTCGCTGCTCCAACCTCACCGCCCATGTTCTAATGCTCGACCTTCACAGTTTAGGCCTCAGAGGAGAGATCCACCAGTCGTTGATGGAGTTGCAACAATTAAACTATTTAAACCTCAGTTGGAATTCTTTTCAAGGCAGAGGAATCCCAGAGTTTCTTGGTTCTCTCACCAACTTGAGATACCTTGATCTGtcacattctgattttgaaggaaaaattcCAACTCAGTTTGGCTCTCTTTCTCATTTGAAATACTTAAATCTTGCTGGGAATTATTATCTGGAGGGTTCAATCCCACGTCAACTTGGAAATCTCTCCCAGTTGCAGCATCTTGATCTCAGGGCCAATCAATTTGAAGGAAATATACCCTCTCAAATTGGAAATCTCTCCCAGTTGCAGCATCTTGATCTCAGCTACAATTCTTTTGAAGGAAGTATACCGTCCCAACTTGGGAACCTTTCAAATTTGCAGAAGCTTTATCTTGGAGGATCATATTATGACGATGATGGTGCTCTCAAAATTGACGATGGAGATCATTGGCTGTCTAATCTCATTTCCTTAACCCATCTTTCCTTCGACTCCATATCTAATCTCAACACTTCTCATAGCTTCCTCCAAATGATTGCCAAGCTACCAAAACTTAGAGAACTGAGTTTAATTCATTGTAGCCTTTCCGATCATTTTATCCTTTCACTGAGGCCCTCCAAATTCAATTTTTCTAGTTCTCTTTCCAGACTTGATCTTTCCTGGAACAGCTTCACGTCATCAATGATACTCCAGTGGCTGTCCAACGTCACTTCCAACCTTGTTGAGCTTGACCTTAGTAATAACCTCTTGGAGGGTTCCACATCAAACCATTTTGGCCGTGTAATGAATTCTCTTGAGCACCTCGACCTCTCATATAATATATTCAAGGGTGAGGATTTGAAATCCTTGGCGAATATATGCACCTTACATTCTTTATACATGCCAGCAAACCATTTGACTGAAGACCTTCCATCAATCCTTCATAATTTGTCTAGTGGTTGTGTTAGACACTCATTACAAGATTTGGTTTTGTCATTTAATCAAATCACTGGCTCTTTACCTGACCTTTCAGTATTCTCATCTCTAAAAATATTGGTTCTCGATATGAATCAATTAAGTGGAAACATACCTGAAGGAATCCGCTTACCAATTCATTTGGAATCTCTGTCAATCCAATCAAACACTTTAGAAGGTGGAATTCCAAAATCATTTGGGAATGCATGTGCTTTGCGCTCACTGTATATGTCTGGTAACAATTTGAATAAAGAGCTTTCGGTGATAATCCATCAATTGTCTGGGTGTGCCAGATTCTCGCTGCAAGAATTGAACTTAAGAGGAAATCAAATCAATG GAAGGATACCTACATCCATGGGATCTCTTGTTGATCTTCGAGCATTGCTATTGAGAAACAACAACTTATCAAATGAGATACCTTTCTCCTTGAGGAGTTGCACAAATCTGGTAGTGCTAGATATTGCAGAAAATAGGTTATCAGGATCTATCCCTGATTGGATTGGGAGCGAATTACAAGAGTTAAAATTTTTAAGTTTGAGAAGAAATCATTTCCATGGAAGTTTACCATTGAAAATTTGCTACCTAAGTAACATTCAACTCTTGGATCTCTCACTAAACAACATGTCTGGGCAAATTCCTAAATGCATAAAAATTTTTACTTCAATGACTCAAAAGACATCTGCAACAATATTTTTCATTGAACTACGTGATTTTAATGTACACTTGATGTGGAAAGGTTCAGAACAAATGTTCAAAAAGAATGTGTTATCACTTTTAAAAGGCATTGATCTTTCAAGCAATCACTTTTCTGGAGAAATTCCAATAGAAATAGAGAGTTTATTTGAATTGGtttcattaaatttatcaagaaacaatttgactGGAAAAATTCCTTCAAATATTGGGAAGTTAACATCACTTGACTTTCTTGATTTGTCAAGAAACCAGCTAGTTGGTTCAATTCCTTCAAGTCTTACTCAAATTGATCGACTCTCTATGTTAGATTTGTCACATAACAATCTATCTGGAGAAATTCCAACTGGTACACAATTACAGAGTTTCAATGCCTCATGTTATGAAGATAATCTATATCTTTGTGGACCGCCACTGAAGAAATTGTGTATCGATGGGAAGCCTGCACAGGAGCCAATTGTTAAACTTCTTGAAGATGAAAAATTGCTTTTTGCCCGTGAATTTTACATTAGTATGGCAATTGGATTTGTTACAAGCTTCTGGGGAGTCTTTGGCTCAATATTAATAAAGCGTTCTTGGAGACATGTTTATTTCAAGTTCTTGAACAATCTATCAGACAATATTTATGTCAAGGTAGCAGTATTtgctaataaaatatcaaaggTGCATGGATGA
- the LOC114391197 gene encoding receptor-like protein EIX1 isoform X2 → MPTINPVGLKFMEGIITFMMMMLQVVVSAQDHIMCIQTEREALLQFKAALLDHYGMLSSWTTSDCCQWQGIRCSNLTAHVLMLDLHSLGLRGEIHQSLMELQQLNYLNLSWNSFQGRGIPEFLGSLTNLRYLDLSHSDFEGKIPTQFGSLSHLKYLNLAGNYYLEGSIPRQLGNLSQLQHLDLRANQFEGNIPSQIGNLSQLQHLDLSYNSFEGSIPSQLGNLSNLQKLYLGGSYYDDDGALKIDDGDHWLSNLISLTHLSFDSISNLNTSHSFLQMIAKLPKLRELSLIHCSLSDHFILSLRPSKFNFSSSLSRLDLSWNSFTSSMILQWLSNVTSNLVELDLSNNLLEGSTSNHFGRVMNSLEHLDLSYNIFKGEDLKSLANICTLHSLYMPANHLTEDLPSILHNLSSGCVRHSLQDLVLSFNQITGSLPDLSVFSSLKILVLDMNQLSGNIPEGIRLPIHLESLSIQSNTLEGGIPKSFGNACALRSLYMSGNNLNKELSVIIHQLSGCARFSLQELNLRGNQINGTLPDLSIFSALKTLDLSENQLNDKIPESTKLPSLLESLSITSNILEGGIPKSFGNACALRSLDMSNNSLSEEFPMIIHHLSGCARYSLEQLYLGMNQINDTLPDLSIFSSLRELYLYGNKLNGEISKDIKFPPQLEVLYMQSNSLKGVLTDYHFANMSKLDILDLSENSLLALAFSQNWVPPFQLSHIGLRSCKLGRVFPKWLNTQNQIEYIDISNNHFSGKIPDCWSHFKSLSYLDLSHNNFSGRIPTSMGSLVDLRALLLRNNNLSNEIPFSLRSCTNLVVLDIAENRLSGSIPDWIGSELQELKFLSLRRNHFHGSLPLKICYLSNIQLLDLSLNNMSGQIPKCIKIFTSMTQKTSATIFFIELRDFNVHLMWKGSEQMFKKNVLSLLKGIDLSSNHFSGEIPIEIESLFELVSLNLSRNNLTGKIPSNIGKLTSLDFLDLSRNQLVGSIPSSLTQIDRLSMLDLSHNNLSGEIPTGTQLQSFNASCYEDNLYLCGPPLKKLCIDGKPAQEPIVKLLEDEKLLFAREFYISMAIGFVTSFWGVFGSILIKRSWRHVYFKFLNNLSDNIYVKVAVFANKISKVHG, encoded by the coding sequence GAAGCACTCCTCCAATTCAAGGCTGCACTTCTGGATCACTATGGCATGCTCTCTTCTTGGACCACTTCTGATTGCTGCCAATGGCAAGGGATTCGCTGCTCCAACCTCACCGCCCATGTTCTAATGCTCGACCTTCACAGTTTAGGCCTCAGAGGAGAGATCCACCAGTCGTTGATGGAGTTGCAACAATTAAACTATTTAAACCTCAGTTGGAATTCTTTTCAAGGCAGAGGAATCCCAGAGTTTCTTGGTTCTCTCACCAACTTGAGATACCTTGATCTGtcacattctgattttgaaggaaaaattcCAACTCAGTTTGGCTCTCTTTCTCATTTGAAATACTTAAATCTTGCTGGGAATTATTATCTGGAGGGTTCAATCCCACGTCAACTTGGAAATCTCTCCCAGTTGCAGCATCTTGATCTCAGGGCCAATCAATTTGAAGGAAATATACCCTCTCAAATTGGAAATCTCTCCCAGTTGCAGCATCTTGATCTCAGCTACAATTCTTTTGAAGGAAGTATACCGTCCCAACTTGGGAACCTTTCAAATTTGCAGAAGCTTTATCTTGGAGGATCATATTATGACGATGATGGTGCTCTCAAAATTGACGATGGAGATCATTGGCTGTCTAATCTCATTTCCTTAACCCATCTTTCCTTCGACTCCATATCTAATCTCAACACTTCTCATAGCTTCCTCCAAATGATTGCCAAGCTACCAAAACTTAGAGAACTGAGTTTAATTCATTGTAGCCTTTCCGATCATTTTATCCTTTCACTGAGGCCCTCCAAATTCAATTTTTCTAGTTCTCTTTCCAGACTTGATCTTTCCTGGAACAGCTTCACGTCATCAATGATACTCCAGTGGCTGTCCAACGTCACTTCCAACCTTGTTGAGCTTGACCTTAGTAATAACCTCTTGGAGGGTTCCACATCAAACCATTTTGGCCGTGTAATGAATTCTCTTGAGCACCTCGACCTCTCATATAATATATTCAAGGGTGAGGATTTGAAATCCTTGGCGAATATATGCACCTTACATTCTTTATACATGCCAGCAAACCATTTGACTGAAGACCTTCCATCAATCCTTCATAATTTGTCTAGTGGTTGTGTTAGACACTCATTACAAGATTTGGTTTTGTCATTTAATCAAATCACTGGCTCTTTACCTGACCTTTCAGTATTCTCATCTCTAAAAATATTGGTTCTCGATATGAATCAATTAAGTGGAAACATACCTGAAGGAATCCGCTTACCAATTCATTTGGAATCTCTGTCAATCCAATCAAACACTTTAGAAGGTGGAATTCCAAAATCATTTGGGAATGCATGTGCTTTGCGCTCACTGTATATGTCTGGTAACAATTTGAATAAAGAGCTTTCGGTGATAATCCATCAATTGTCTGGGTGTGCCAGATTCTCGCTGCAAGAATTGAACTTAAGAGGAAATCAAATCAATGGTACGCTTCCTGACCTTTCAATATTTTCTGCCTTAAAAACATTGGATCTTTcagaaaatcaattaaatgacaAAATTCCAGAGAGTACCAAATTGCCATCTCTGTTGGAGTCTTTGTCAATCACTTCAAACATTTTAGAAGGTGGAATTCCAAAATCATTTGGGAATGCATGTGCTTTGCGCTCATTGGACATGTCTAATAATAGCTTGAGTGAAGAGTTTCCAATGATAATCCATCACTTGTCTGGATGTGCTAGATATTCATTGGAACAATTATATCTAGGCATGAATCAAATCAATGACACACTACCCGACCTCTCAATATTCTCATCTTTAAGAGAATTATATCTTTATGGGAACAAGCTAAATGGAGAGATTtcaaaagatattaaatttccACCTCAACTGGAGGTACTATATATGCAATCAAATTCCTTAAAGGGTGTGCTCACTGATTATCATTTCGCTAATATGTCTAAGTTAGACATCTTGGACTTATCTGAGAACTCTTTATTGGCCTTGGCATTTAGCCAAAATTGGGTTCCACCATTTCAGTTGAGCCACATAGGATTGCGATCTTGCAAGCTAGGTCGAGTATTTCCCAAATGGCTGAATACACAAAATCAAATTGAGTATATTGACATATCAAATAATCATTTCTCTGGAAAAATTCCGGATTGTTGGAGTCATTTCAAGTCATTATCTTATTTGGACTTAAGTCACAATAATTTTTCAGGAAGGATACCTACATCCATGGGATCTCTTGTTGATCTTCGAGCATTGCTATTGAGAAACAACAACTTATCAAATGAGATACCTTTCTCCTTGAGGAGTTGCACAAATCTGGTAGTGCTAGATATTGCAGAAAATAGGTTATCAGGATCTATCCCTGATTGGATTGGGAGCGAATTACAAGAGTTAAAATTTTTAAGTTTGAGAAGAAATCATTTCCATGGAAGTTTACCATTGAAAATTTGCTACCTAAGTAACATTCAACTCTTGGATCTCTCACTAAACAACATGTCTGGGCAAATTCCTAAATGCATAAAAATTTTTACTTCAATGACTCAAAAGACATCTGCAACAATATTTTTCATTGAACTACGTGATTTTAATGTACACTTGATGTGGAAAGGTTCAGAACAAATGTTCAAAAAGAATGTGTTATCACTTTTAAAAGGCATTGATCTTTCAAGCAATCACTTTTCTGGAGAAATTCCAATAGAAATAGAGAGTTTATTTGAATTGGtttcattaaatttatcaagaaacaatttgactGGAAAAATTCCTTCAAATATTGGGAAGTTAACATCACTTGACTTTCTTGATTTGTCAAGAAACCAGCTAGTTGGTTCAATTCCTTCAAGTCTTACTCAAATTGATCGACTCTCTATGTTAGATTTGTCACATAACAATCTATCTGGAGAAATTCCAACTGGTACACAATTACAGAGTTTCAATGCCTCATGTTATGAAGATAATCTATATCTTTGTGGACCGCCACTGAAGAAATTGTGTATCGATGGGAAGCCTGCACAGGAGCCAATTGTTAAACTTCTTGAAGATGAAAAATTGCTTTTTGCCCGTGAATTTTACATTAGTATGGCAATTGGATTTGTTACAAGCTTCTGGGGAGTCTTTGGCTCAATATTAATAAAGCGTTCTTGGAGACATGTTTATTTCAAGTTCTTGAACAATCTATCAGACAATATTTATGTCAAGGTAGCAGTATTtgctaataaaatatcaaaggTGCATGGATGA
- the LOC114391197 gene encoding receptor-like protein EIX1 isoform X4, producing MIIWRVQSHINLEISPSCSILISDSIILKEIPSQLGNLSNLQKLYLGGSYHGGALKIDDGDHWLSNLISLTHLSFDSISNLNTSHSFLQMIAKLPKLRELSLIHCSLSDHFILSLRPSKFNFSSSLSRLDLSWNSFTSSMILQWLSNVTSNLVELDLSNNLLEGSTSNHFGRVMNSLEHLDLSYNIFKGEDLKSLANICTLHSLYMPANHLTEDLPSILHNLSSGCVRHSLQDLVLSFNQITGSLPDLSVFSSLKILVLDMNQLSGNIPEGIRLPIHLESLSIQSNTLEGGIPKSFGNACALRSLYMSGNNLNKELSVIIHQLSGCARFSLQELNLRGNQINGTLPDLSIFSALKTLDLSENQLNDKIPESTKLPSLLESLSITSNILEGGIPKSFGNACALRSLDMSNNSLSEEFPMIIHHLSGCARYSLEQLYLGMNQINDTLPDLSIFSSLRELYLYGNKLNGEISKDIKFPPQLEVLYMQSNSLKGVLTDYHFANMSKLDILDLSENSLLALAFSQNWVPPFQLSHIGLRSCKLGRVFPKWLNTQNQIEYIDISNNHFSGKIPDCWSHFKSLSYLDLSHNNFSGRIPTSMGSLVDLRALLLRNNNLSNEIPFSLRSCTNLVVLDIAENRLSGSIPDWIGSELQELKFLSLRRNHFHGSLPLKICYLSNIQLLDLSLNNMSGQIPKCIKIFTSMTQKTSATIFFIELRDFNVHLMWKGSEQMFKKNVLSLLKGIDLSSNHFSGEIPIEIESLFELVSLNLSRNNLTGKIPSNIGKLTSLDFLDLSRNQLVGSIPSSLTQIDRLSMLDLSHNNLSGEIPTGTQLQSFNASCYEDNLYLCGPPLKKLCIDGKPAQEPIVKLLEDEKLLFAREFYISMAIGFVTSFWGVFGSILIKRSWRHVYFKFLNNLSDNIYVKVAVFANKISKVHG from the coding sequence GTGCTCTCAAAATTGACGATGGAGATCATTGGCTGTCTAATCTCATTTCCTTAACCCATCTTTCCTTCGACTCCATATCTAATCTCAACACTTCTCATAGCTTCCTCCAAATGATTGCCAAGCTACCAAAACTTAGAGAACTGAGTTTAATTCATTGTAGCCTTTCCGATCATTTTATCCTTTCACTGAGGCCCTCCAAATTCAATTTTTCTAGTTCTCTTTCCAGACTTGATCTTTCCTGGAACAGCTTCACGTCATCAATGATACTCCAGTGGCTGTCCAACGTCACTTCCAACCTTGTTGAGCTTGACCTTAGTAATAACCTCTTGGAGGGTTCCACATCAAACCATTTTGGCCGTGTAATGAATTCTCTTGAGCACCTCGACCTCTCATATAATATATTCAAGGGTGAGGATTTGAAATCCTTGGCGAATATATGCACCTTACATTCTTTATACATGCCAGCAAACCATTTGACTGAAGACCTTCCATCAATCCTTCATAATTTGTCTAGTGGTTGTGTTAGACACTCATTACAAGATTTGGTTTTGTCATTTAATCAAATCACTGGCTCTTTACCTGACCTTTCAGTATTCTCATCTCTAAAAATATTGGTTCTCGATATGAATCAATTAAGTGGAAACATACCTGAAGGAATCCGCTTACCAATTCATTTGGAATCTCTGTCAATCCAATCAAACACTTTAGAAGGTGGAATTCCAAAATCATTTGGGAATGCATGTGCTTTGCGCTCACTGTATATGTCTGGTAACAATTTGAATAAAGAGCTTTCGGTGATAATCCATCAATTGTCTGGGTGTGCCAGATTCTCGCTGCAAGAATTGAACTTAAGAGGAAATCAAATCAATGGTACGCTTCCTGACCTTTCAATATTTTCTGCCTTAAAAACATTGGATCTTTcagaaaatcaattaaatgacaAAATTCCAGAGAGTACCAAATTGCCATCTCTGTTGGAGTCTTTGTCAATCACTTCAAACATTTTAGAAGGTGGAATTCCAAAATCATTTGGGAATGCATGTGCTTTGCGCTCATTGGACATGTCTAATAATAGCTTGAGTGAAGAGTTTCCAATGATAATCCATCACTTGTCTGGATGTGCTAGATATTCATTGGAACAATTATATCTAGGCATGAATCAAATCAATGACACACTACCCGACCTCTCAATATTCTCATCTTTAAGAGAATTATATCTTTATGGGAACAAGCTAAATGGAGAGATTtcaaaagatattaaatttccACCTCAACTGGAGGTACTATATATGCAATCAAATTCCTTAAAGGGTGTGCTCACTGATTATCATTTCGCTAATATGTCTAAGTTAGACATCTTGGACTTATCTGAGAACTCTTTATTGGCCTTGGCATTTAGCCAAAATTGGGTTCCACCATTTCAGTTGAGCCACATAGGATTGCGATCTTGCAAGCTAGGTCGAGTATTTCCCAAATGGCTGAATACACAAAATCAAATTGAGTATATTGACATATCAAATAATCATTTCTCTGGAAAAATTCCGGATTGTTGGAGTCATTTCAAGTCATTATCTTATTTGGACTTAAGTCACAATAATTTTTCAGGAAGGATACCTACATCCATGGGATCTCTTGTTGATCTTCGAGCATTGCTATTGAGAAACAACAACTTATCAAATGAGATACCTTTCTCCTTGAGGAGTTGCACAAATCTGGTAGTGCTAGATATTGCAGAAAATAGGTTATCAGGATCTATCCCTGATTGGATTGGGAGCGAATTACAAGAGTTAAAATTTTTAAGTTTGAGAAGAAATCATTTCCATGGAAGTTTACCATTGAAAATTTGCTACCTAAGTAACATTCAACTCTTGGATCTCTCACTAAACAACATGTCTGGGCAAATTCCTAAATGCATAAAAATTTTTACTTCAATGACTCAAAAGACATCTGCAACAATATTTTTCATTGAACTACGTGATTTTAATGTACACTTGATGTGGAAAGGTTCAGAACAAATGTTCAAAAAGAATGTGTTATCACTTTTAAAAGGCATTGATCTTTCAAGCAATCACTTTTCTGGAGAAATTCCAATAGAAATAGAGAGTTTATTTGAATTGGtttcattaaatttatcaagaaacaatttgactGGAAAAATTCCTTCAAATATTGGGAAGTTAACATCACTTGACTTTCTTGATTTGTCAAGAAACCAGCTAGTTGGTTCAATTCCTTCAAGTCTTACTCAAATTGATCGACTCTCTATGTTAGATTTGTCACATAACAATCTATCTGGAGAAATTCCAACTGGTACACAATTACAGAGTTTCAATGCCTCATGTTATGAAGATAATCTATATCTTTGTGGACCGCCACTGAAGAAATTGTGTATCGATGGGAAGCCTGCACAGGAGCCAATTGTTAAACTTCTTGAAGATGAAAAATTGCTTTTTGCCCGTGAATTTTACATTAGTATGGCAATTGGATTTGTTACAAGCTTCTGGGGAGTCTTTGGCTCAATATTAATAAAGCGTTCTTGGAGACATGTTTATTTCAAGTTCTTGAACAATCTATCAGACAATATTTATGTCAAGGTAGCAGTATTtgctaataaaatatcaaaggTGCATGGATGA